From the genome of Candidatus Omnitrophota bacterium:
CCGTGATCCAGAAATAATGATAGGGTTCCTGAACCGCTTTAATCAACGGCGCCGCCTGGCCGGTCTCGCCCGCTTTTAGAATCGCCAGGCAGGGAATCATGGTCATGAAAATTCCCGCAAAGAGATAGGCGACTTCGCGGATGGCGGCCCATGTAAATTCATTGTCTTCGCGTATCTTTTTCGAAGTGAATATCAACGAGAGGATGCCCATCAGGATCAGGATGCCGTCGCGCAAGAGTCCCTGTTTCTCTACATGAATTCCCAAAATGTTGACGGTTCCTAAATCCAAGAATCCGCTGAGAAGCACGCCTCCCACTACTCCAAAAAGGAAGATAAAGTTGAATGAGCCATCCAGCCGTAACGGCTCTTTCACTTCTACAGGCGGTTTTACGCCCTCTTTCTTATACGCAATGAAATCCATAACGAAATAGATAGCAAGAACGATTAAGGCGGCGAGAAGCATGTGCGGCAGAATTTTAAACGTCCAGAAGAAGGGAACGCCATGCAAAAAGCCCAAGAAAAGGGGCGGATCGCCCAACGGCGTCAATGCTCCACCAATATTCGCAATCAGAAAGATGAAAAAACACACCATAAACGTGCGGTTGGCGCGATGCTTGTTGGCGCGCAGGAAGGGGCGGATCATGAGCATCGCCGCGCCGGTGGTTCCCATCCAGGAAGCGAGCGCCGTTCCGATCGCCAGCATAGCCGTATTGACGATTGGCGTACCTACCAATGTGCCCCGCAACAGAATACCGCCGGAAACTGTATATAAAGCCCACAATAAAATAATGAAGGGGATGTAATCCAAAATATAAATATGCAAGATGCTGTAACTGGCGTCTTTGCCATAAGCGAATAAAAAGGGAATCGCCAATACCGCAGCCCAGAAAACAGATACTTTAGGATAATGATGGTGCCAGAAATGGGGCGCGAAAAGCGGAAACAGCGCGATGGAAAGCAGAATGCCGATGAAGGGAATCGAACTCCAAAGCGGGAGTACGGCGCCCAGGTCGGCGTGGCCGCCGTGTTCGCCTTCCACCGAATGTTCGCCCTGCGCAGTTTCCTTATGTTCCGTTGTTTCCTGCGCCGGAGCGGCAGCCGCCGCATCCGGAGCCGGTTCTCCCGACGCCGGAGTTACAGTCTCGGCGCCTGCCGGAGCGGGCGTCAGACCGGTATGTTCTTGCGCCATAGCGGAAAAAACAGCGCCGAAGACGATGCAGACTGCGAGAAGAGCAACCCATTTTTTCATTGTTTTTCACCAATCTATCGATATAGGATGGAATCAGCGACGAAATAAATAGATATCAAAAAAAACCTTCCGCTTGAAGCCGGAGATTAAAGGATGCCCTGCGTCTGTCCGAGCGCGTTACAATCCTGAAACGCTCTAAGAATCGTAAAATACTAAAGGGCAAATTCCAAAAAAGCAAGGAATGTCCCCCTTTTGCGGATTGAGCGGGAATTGGGCATGACATGAGAAATGGATACATCTCAATGCAAGCGAAAAATAACCGGCCTTCTACTCCAACCCAAAACGAACCGATCGCGCATCGCGTTCGTCACCCGTGGCTTGAGCCAGAGAGGAATAGAGTTCGGGGCGGCGCGCTTGCAGCCAACGCCGCCCGGTGCATTGATCCA
Proteins encoded in this window:
- a CDS encoding sodium:proton antiporter, with the protein product MKKWVALLAVCIVFGAVFSAMAQEHTGLTPAPAGAETVTPASGEPAPDAAAAAPAQETTEHKETAQGEHSVEGEHGGHADLGAVLPLWSSIPFIGILLSIALFPLFAPHFWHHHYPKVSVFWAAVLAIPFLFAYGKDASYSILHIYILDYIPFIILLWALYTVSGGILLRGTLVGTPIVNTAMLAIGTALASWMGTTGAAMLMIRPFLRANKHRANRTFMVCFFIFLIANIGGALTPLGDPPLFLGFLHGVPFFWTFKILPHMLLAALIVLAIYFVMDFIAYKKEGVKPPVEVKEPLRLDGSFNFIFLFGVVGGVLLSGFLDLGTVNILGIHVEKQGLLRDGILILMGILSLIFTSKKIREDNEFTWAAIREVAYLFAGIFMTMIPCLAILKAGETGQAAPLIKAVQEPYHYFWITGALSSFLDNAPTYLTFFTSALGKFYAGMPEAEAVKKLLVENPLYLQAISAGAVFFGAMTYIGNAPNFMVRSIAEEAGTPMPSFFGFMFKYSCVILLPVFVLVTWIFFWS